A section of the Campylobacter lanienae NCTC 13004 genome encodes:
- the rny gene encoding ribonuclease Y → MIEMSLIGLGGLIFGAGGGWLISKKINDANYTILVEQAKAKAKAIEFEAESVLKDARVKVSEAEFEAKKRYEEKGSKLQKEYNQKFDEISKKEQNLLFEKESLNNAKSDLEQSQNIAKALYEEGLSLKNNYQTKIDEVLKTMERIAGLTQEEARDLVLKKVEEKSRADIAHIVRKYEEEAKREAKKKANYILAQATSRFAGEFAAERLINVVDIKNDELKGRIIGKEGRNIKTLEMVLGVDIIIDDTPHAIVLSSFNLYRRAIATRVIELLVEDGRIQPARIEEIHQKVCEEFEASILEEGENILIDLGITKVHPEIVKLIGKMKFRASYGQNALAHSLEVAHLAGIIAAETGGDEKLAIRAGILHDIGKALTHEYQGSHVDLGAEICKRYKEHPVVINAIYAHHGHEEALSVECAAVCAADALSAARPGARREVLESFLKRVEEIENIANSKEGIKNAYAINAGREIRVIANAELVNDDEAVLLAKEIAEEIESKMQYPGEIKVNVIREVRAVEYAK, encoded by the coding sequence ATGATAGAGATGTCGTTAATAGGGCTAGGAGGTTTGATTTTCGGAGCTGGCGGTGGATGGCTAATATCTAAAAAGATAAATGACGCCAATTATACTATACTAGTAGAACAGGCCAAAGCCAAAGCCAAAGCTATTGAATTTGAAGCCGAAAGTGTGCTTAAAGATGCTAGAGTTAAGGTGAGTGAGGCTGAATTTGAAGCTAAAAAAAGATATGAAGAAAAGGGCAGCAAACTTCAAAAAGAGTATAACCAAAAATTTGATGAAATAAGCAAAAAAGAGCAAAATTTGCTCTTTGAAAAAGAGAGTTTAAACAATGCTAAAAGCGATTTAGAACAGAGTCAAAATATAGCTAAAGCTTTGTATGAAGAGGGTTTGAGCTTAAAAAACAACTATCAAACAAAGATAGATGAAGTGCTAAAAACTATGGAGCGTATAGCTGGTTTAACTCAAGAAGAGGCTAGGGATTTGGTCTTAAAAAAAGTTGAAGAGAAAAGCCGTGCCGATATCGCTCATATCGTTAGAAAATACGAAGAAGAGGCAAAAAGAGAAGCTAAGAAAAAGGCAAATTATATCTTAGCTCAAGCCACTAGTAGATTTGCTGGGGAGTTTGCTGCTGAGAGATTGATTAATGTAGTTGATATCAAAAATGATGAGTTAAAAGGTCGCATCATCGGCAAAGAAGGGCGAAATATCAAAACTCTTGAAATGGTGCTTGGCGTGGATATCATAATCGATGATACGCCCCATGCTATCGTGCTTTCTAGCTTTAATCTCTATCGCCGAGCTATCGCTACAAGGGTTATTGAGCTTTTGGTTGAAGATGGGAGAATTCAACCTGCTAGAATAGAAGAAATCCATCAAAAAGTTTGCGAAGAATTTGAAGCTAGTATCTTAGAAGAGGGCGAAAATATCTTGATTGATTTAGGAATTACAAAGGTTCATCCTGAAATTGTCAAATTGATAGGCAAGATGAAATTTAGAGCTAGTTATGGTCAAAATGCCTTAGCTCATAGCCTAGAAGTCGCTCACCTAGCAGGTATTATCGCAGCTGAAACTGGCGGAGATGAGAAGCTAGCTATTAGAGCTGGTATTTTACACGATATTGGCAAAGCCTTAACGCACGAATACCAAGGTAGCCATGTGGATTTAGGGGCTGAAATTTGTAAGCGATACAAGGAGCATCCGGTTGTAATCAATGCTATTTATGCTCATCACGGACATGAAGAAGCCTTAAGCGTAGAGTGCGCAGCAGTTTGTGCTGCTGATGCCTTGTCTGCGGCACGCCCTGGAGCTAGAAGAGAGGTGCTTGAGAGTTTCTTAAAAAGAGTTGAAGAGATAGAAAATATCGCAAATTCAAAAGAAGGAATCAAAAACGCCTACGCTATAAATGCGGGTCGTGAGATTAGGGTTATTGC
- a CDS encoding 5-formyltetrahydrofolate cyclo-ligase: MIKFDKEKYRKIAKTALKKESKRLASCYKNRLNFDILKLIKLYKVKNLLIFIPMATEPNLIKLRRKISKNCTIFVPFMVDKSLKMVKLRLPFFVSKFGIREAMDSNAYKKDIDMAIVPVIAMDTKMARVGHGAGFYDRFFANLGYRPVVVFVSIKDMYIDDKICDKHDICADFYITPTKKYIKKVCYDRDVVNRARRFDFRSWRWMANI; encoded by the coding sequence ATGATTAAATTTGATAAAGAAAAATATAGAAAAATAGCTAAAACAGCTTTAAAAAAAGAGTCCAAGCGACTTGCTAGTTGCTATAAAAATAGATTAAATTTTGATATTTTAAAGCTTATTAAGCTATATAAAGTTAAGAATTTGCTTATTTTCATTCCGATGGCAACAGAGCCAAATTTGATAAAACTTAGGCGAAAAATATCAAAAAATTGCACAATATTTGTCCCATTTATGGTAGATAAAAGTTTAAAAATGGTAAAATTGCGATTACCCTTTTTTGTGTCTAAATTTGGTATTAGAGAAGCTATGGATTCAAATGCTTATAAAAAAGATATAGATATGGCTATCGTACCAGTTATCGCAATGGATACAAAAATGGCTAGAGTAGGGCATGGAGCTGGATTTTATGATAGGTTTTTTGCTAATCTAGGTTATAGGCCGGTTGTTGTGTTTGTGAGTATAAAAGATATGTATATTGATGATAAAATTTGTGATAAGCATGATATTTGTGCTGACTTTTATATCACGCCTACTAAAAAATATATAAAAAAGGTATGTTATGATAGAGATGTCGTTAATAGGGCTAGGAGGTTTGATTTTCGGAGCTGGCGGTGGATGGCTAATATCTAA
- a CDS encoding TlpA family protein disulfide reductase, which translates to MNFKIFFIAILIAIFAGCDSTSSSNQEQSSSPSVIQNDYSKPFTLKLNDGSELKMQKKDNGYDIDIKDKAVFLNFFATWCPPCKVEIPYLTTLQEKYQDKLQIIGISIDELSLEQANEFKELLNINYPLAYSNANQYLISSLGGVVGIPFSILYHPNGKFAASYNGLVPIEMLENDIKKVIK; encoded by the coding sequence ATGAATTTCAAAATCTTTTTTATAGCAATTTTGATAGCTATATTCGCAGGCTGTGATAGCACTTCAAGCTCAAATCAAGAGCAATCTAGCTCACCTTCAGTGATCCAAAATGACTACTCAAAACCATTTACCTTAAAATTAAACGATGGTAGCGAGCTAAAAATGCAAAAAAAAGATAATGGATATGATATCGATATCAAAGATAAAGCGGTATTTTTAAATTTCTTTGCGACTTGGTGTCCGCCTTGTAAAGTTGAAATCCCTTATCTCACCACACTTCAAGAGAAATACCAAGACAAACTCCAAATAATCGGCATCTCAATTGATGAATTAAGCCTAGAACAAGCCAATGAATTCAAAGAGCTATTAAACATCAATTACCCGCTAGCCTACTCAAACGCAAATCAATATCTCATCTCATCTCTTGGCGGCGTTGTCGGAATTCCATTTAGTATCTTATATCATCCAAATGGCAAATTCGCCGCATCTTATAATGGATTAGTGCCGATTGAGATGCTTGAAAATGATATTAAAAAGGTGATTAAATAA
- the ftsY gene encoding signal recognition particle-docking protein FtsY, producing MFSFLKKGLEKTLNTFKSSKPKDKKITKDILEELLLEADVPYEIAQEIIYYLPPRDIVDRADLARVMQTYFMYDNESVEAKPFVMMILGVNGAGKTTTIAKLANLFKSNSKSVILGASDTFRAGAIEQLRQWANKLELPIIASNQGHDPAAVAYDTISSAVAKGIDYAIIDTAGRLQNQKNLASELEKISRISHKALDGAPHQKILILDGTQGSAGVAQAKAFNEIIKVNGVIITKLDGTAKGGALFGIARELELPILYIGVGESKDDLIKFDPKEFVDTICDAIFLD from the coding sequence ATGTTTAGTTTTCTTAAAAAAGGCTTAGAAAAGACCCTTAACACCTTCAAATCATCCAAGCCAAAAGATAAAAAAATAACCAAAGATATCCTAGAAGAGCTACTATTAGAAGCCGATGTGCCTTATGAGATCGCTCAAGAGATTATCTACTATCTACCGCCTAGAGATATTGTAGATAGGGCCGATCTAGCTAGAGTTATGCAAACATATTTTATGTATGATAATGAAAGTGTAGAAGCAAAGCCATTTGTAATGATGATTTTAGGGGTTAATGGCGCTGGCAAGACAACCACAATAGCAAAATTAGCAAATTTATTTAAATCCAACTCAAAAAGCGTAATTTTAGGCGCTAGTGATACATTTAGAGCTGGGGCAATCGAGCAACTACGCCAATGGGCTAATAAGCTTGAACTCCCTATAATCGCATCAAATCAAGGCCACGACCCAGCCGCTGTGGCTTATGATACCATTAGCTCTGCTGTGGCTAAAGGCATTGATTATGCGATTATCGATACAGCTGGAAGACTGCAAAATCAAAAGAATTTAGCTAGCGAATTAGAGAAAATTTCTAGAATTAGCCATAAAGCCCTAGATGGCGCCCCACATCAAAAAATTCTAATATTAGATGGCACCCAAGGTAGCGCTGGAGTCGCTCAAGCTAAGGCTTTTAATGAGATTATAAAGGTTAATGGAGTTATCATAACCAAGCTAGATGGCACGGCTAAGGGTGGTGCGCTCTTTGGGATCGCTAGGGAGCTTGAGTTGCCTATTTTATACATCGGTGTTGGCGAGAGCAAAGATGATCTTATTAAATTTGATCCAAAAGAGTTTGTAGATACTATCTGCGATGCTATATTTTTAGACTAA
- the radA gene encoding DNA repair protein RadA: protein MAKSKTIFECEACGNQQSKWMGKCPQCGAWESFIELSSEQIKVSQELAKLSKTTKNATPISQIQIEQIKRISTKDDELDLVLGGGIVSGSLVLIGGSPGIGKSTLLLKIASNLANTNQKVLYVSGEESTSQIKLRADRLNANSDNLFLLTEIDLSSILAQLAKNRYDTIIIDSIQTLYSDKISSAPGSISQVREITFELMRLAKKEDIAIFIIGHITKEGSIAGPRILEHMVDVVLYFEGDSSKELRILRGIKNRFGTTSEVGIFEMRSNGLISAKDISNKFFTRGNAVSGSAITVTMEGSRALVVEIQALVCESNYPKRSSTGFDKNRLDMILALLERKLEIPLGHYDVFINVTGGVKINETACDLAVVAAIISSFRNRPISKESIFIGELSLNGEIREIFNLDARLKEAVFQKFKNAITPNKPLENYPIKTFVAKEITQVLEWM, encoded by the coding sequence ATGGCAAAATCAAAAACTATCTTTGAGTGCGAAGCCTGTGGCAATCAACAGAGCAAATGGATGGGCAAATGCCCGCAATGCGGAGCGTGGGAGAGCTTTATCGAGCTTAGTAGCGAACAGATAAAAGTCAGCCAAGAGCTAGCCAAACTATCCAAAACCACCAAAAACGCCACCCCCATATCTCAAATTCAAATAGAACAAATCAAACGCATATCAACCAAAGATGATGAGCTAGACCTTGTCTTAGGTGGTGGCATAGTGAGTGGCTCACTTGTACTTATCGGTGGAAGCCCTGGAATAGGCAAATCCACCCTACTACTCAAAATCGCTTCAAATTTGGCAAACACCAACCAAAAAGTTCTATATGTAAGCGGAGAAGAGAGCACGAGCCAAATCAAGCTAAGAGCCGATAGATTAAACGCAAATAGCGATAATCTATTTTTATTAACAGAGATTGATCTCTCATCTATATTAGCCCAACTGGCTAAAAATCGTTATGATACCATCATCATAGACTCTATCCAAACCCTATATAGTGACAAGATCAGCTCAGCACCCGGCTCAATTTCACAAGTTAGAGAGATCACCTTTGAGCTTATGCGACTAGCCAAAAAAGAGGATATAGCTATATTTATCATCGGCCATATAACCAAAGAAGGCTCCATCGCTGGACCTAGAATTTTAGAGCATATGGTTGATGTGGTGCTATATTTTGAAGGCGATAGTAGCAAAGAACTTCGCATATTAAGAGGGATAAAAAACCGCTTTGGCACCACAAGCGAAGTTGGAATATTCGAGATGCGTAGCAACGGCCTAATAAGTGCCAAAGATATTAGCAATAAATTTTTTACCCGTGGCAATGCCGTTAGCGGATCAGCCATCACAGTTACAATGGAAGGAAGTCGTGCCCTAGTAGTCGAAATCCAAGCCCTAGTCTGTGAAAGCAACTACCCCAAAAGAAGCTCAACCGGCTTTGACAAAAATCGCTTAGATATGATATTAGCACTTTTGGAGCGTAAATTAGAAATCCCTCTTGGCCATTACGATGTATTTATCAATGTAACTGGCGGTGTCAAGATCAATGAAACCGCTTGCGATTTAGCCGTGGTAGCTGCGATAATATCTAGCTTTCGTAATCGCCCCATATCTAAAGAGAGCATATTTATCGGAGAGCTTAGCTTAAATGGCGAAATAAGGGAGATTTTCAATCTTGACGCAAGACTAAAAGAAGCCGTATTTCAAAAATTCAAAAATGCCATCACCCCAAACAAACCGCTAGAAAACTACCCTATAAAAACATTCGTAGCCAAAGAAATAACCCAAGTTTTAGAGTGGATGTAG
- a CDS encoding autotransporter domain-containing protein, which translates to MNNSKILLSSITISILCSVNLSAACPYGTESGGNTCTINSGGTINDGLTPWHNPGGDSIGKTLIIDNGTRITQGNQKSTFAGSVRDGKADNNTLIISGGSVLDAYYIVGGKANVPNATSSTSGNSVTISGANTQVTSRNIIAGGWTAGEGTANENSVTINEGATVSSNVYAGESHTGEASKNKVIIDSATVTNGQILGGNIVTNGIANENSVVIRGTAVVTGDITGGGSQHSNSGPREANSNEVIIDGTAQIRGTITGGESFHADGTANSNKITIGQNANISQVTQITGATSSQGTANNNELNIAGSVSANTSITGGIGQTDASNNNILISGDSAGAVIGGQSAQGSANNNDIIIGGNATGNITGSIGQTGADNNNISVGGSVDSNVIGGQSAQGTANNNDITIGGDSTGNITGGEGQTGASDNNIAISGDSTGAIIGGQSEAGSATKNDITIGGNSTGNITGGDGQTGASDNNILISGNSTGAIIGGQSDAGAANKNGIIIGGSVGGDVIGGIGNTDAGDNNINITGSVTGNVTGGQSAQGTANKNDITIGGSVGGNVTGGDGKTGAENNNISVAGSVGGDVIGGKTENGSAGNNIINIDGNTQGDIIGGQTNDTNGQTSGNQITANGNVDGNIYGGYNEATQKVQGSNNTITLSGDLTKVTGNIQVGDIASNGGSGNTLNINTKNPVTLGGKTNGAQNINIAVGNLGAGDAAVTIGPNGSIDVGGTTISAELKVKDNFNHGDTLKLFQTQGNAKIEGEANSVDVTAVKGGAVTYKVEIDKSDLTKPAEAKITGITPETKTISEGLVAGAATISIASENTAGKGIESAAASTYVNMANAGAGTAVVAPFGSSMGGSSKIKTGSYVRSTGISLIVGAAAGKYTDDGKLTIGPFIEMGKNWYSTYNDFGNGEIRGDGDSRYIGAGLLARYDFGSILSSRPYVEASFRYGRNYNRYENIHMNDGFGNHAKYHMNTNYIGYHLGAGYEFRKDDKAIELYAKYLYTRLAGDEIEIMHIPYVFEAVESHRLLTGSRYKLDLDPKDNFKITPYAGVALDYEFEGSGDVYAAGFAVDSPTLRGASTMLEAGVTIDNNKGFSVDLGAFGHMGKRQGINGIANVKFEF; encoded by the coding sequence ATGAATAACTCCAAAATCCTACTCTCATCAATTACAATTAGTATCTTATGCTCTGTCAATTTATCAGCTGCTTGCCCATATGGTACAGAAAGTGGCGGCAACACATGTACCATAAACAGCGGCGGAACAATAAATGATGGTCTCACCCCTTGGCATAATCCTGGTGGTGATTCTATTGGAAAAACCCTAATTATAGACAATGGAACTCGAATTACTCAAGGCAACCAAAAAAGCACATTTGCTGGTAGCGTAAGAGATGGGAAAGCTGATAACAATACACTAATAATATCTGGTGGGTCAGTGCTTGATGCATATTATATAGTTGGCGGGAAAGCTAATGTTCCTAATGCCACTAGCAGCACAAGTGGTAATAGCGTAACAATCTCTGGAGCAAATACACAAGTAACAAGCCGTAATATAATCGCTGGTGGCTGGACTGCTGGAGAAGGCACAGCAAATGAAAATAGCGTAACGATCAACGAAGGTGCCACAGTAAGTAGCAATGTTTATGCCGGAGAGTCACATACTGGTGAAGCATCAAAAAATAAGGTAATAATAGACTCAGCCACAGTAACTAATGGCCAAATCTTAGGCGGAAACATAGTAACTAACGGCATAGCCAATGAAAATAGCGTAGTGATCCGTGGCACTGCTGTGGTAACTGGTGATATCACAGGTGGCGGAAGTCAACATAGTAATAGTGGCCCGAGAGAGGCAAATAGTAACGAAGTAATCATAGATGGCACCGCCCAAATAAGAGGAACAATAACTGGTGGTGAAAGTTTTCACGCAGATGGCACAGCAAATTCCAATAAAATAACCATAGGCCAAAATGCCAATATATCACAAGTTACACAGATTACTGGCGCTACAAGCTCTCAAGGCACTGCAAATAATAACGAATTAAATATCGCTGGTAGTGTAAGTGCTAATACTAGTATAACTGGTGGTATCGGTCAAACTGACGCTAGTAATAATAATATATTAATCAGTGGAGATAGCGCTGGAGCAGTAATCGGTGGCCAAAGTGCCCAAGGCAGCGCAAATAACAACGACATTATCATCGGCGGAAATGCCACTGGCAATATAACTGGTAGTATCGGCCAAACCGGCGCTGATAATAACAACATAAGTGTAGGTGGTAGTGTAGATAGTAATGTAATCGGCGGCCAAAGTGCCCAAGGCACCGCAAATAACAACGATATAACCATCGGTGGAGATTCCACTGGCAATATAACTGGTGGTGAAGGTCAAACTGGCGCTAGTGATAATAATATTGCAATCAGTGGAGATAGCACCGGAGCAATAATCGGTGGCCAAAGCGAGGCCGGCAGCGCAACTAAAAACGATATAACCATCGGTGGAAATTCCACTGGCAATATAACTGGTGGTGATGGCCAAACTGGCGCTAGTGATAATAATATATTAATCAGTGGAAATAGCACCGGAGCAATAATCGGTGGCCAAAGCGATGCCGGTGCCGCAAATAAAAATGGTATTATCATCGGTGGTAGCGTAGGTGGTGATGTAATCGGTGGTATAGGTAACACTGATGCTGGTGATAACAATATAAACATAACTGGAAGCGTAACAGGCAATGTAACTGGTGGCCAAAGCGCCCAAGGCACCGCAAATAAAAACGATATAACCATCGGCGGAAGTGTAGGTGGTAATGTAACTGGTGGTGATGGTAAAACCGGTGCTGAAAACAATAATATAAGTGTCGCTGGTAGTGTAGGCGGTGATGTAATCGGTGGTAAAACTGAAAATGGTTCAGCTGGTAATAACATTATAAATATAGATGGTAATACCCAAGGAGATATCATCGGTGGTCAAACTAACGATACTAATGGCCAAACTAGTGGCAACCAAATAACTGCTAATGGCAATGTAGATGGTAATATCTATGGTGGTTATAATGAAGCAACACAAAAGGTTCAAGGTAGCAACAACACAATAACCCTATCAGGCGACCTTACTAAAGTAACTGGTAATATCCAAGTAGGTGATATCGCTAGTAATGGTGGTAGTGGAAATACCCTAAATATAAATACCAAAAACCCTGTAACCCTAGGAGGTAAAACCAATGGTGCTCAAAACATCAATATAGCAGTAGGCAATCTAGGTGCTGGTGATGCGGCTGTAACTATCGGCCCAAATGGCTCAATAGATGTAGGTGGCACTACTATTAGCGCTGAACTAAAAGTAAAAGATAACTTCAATCATGGTGATACGCTAAAACTATTTCAAACACAGGGCAATGCTAAAATCGAAGGCGAAGCAAATAGTGTAGATGTAACTGCCGTAAAAGGTGGTGCAGTAACCTATAAAGTAGAGATAGATAAAAGCGACCTTACCAAACCTGCTGAAGCAAAAATAACAGGCATAACACCTGAGACAAAAACTATAAGTGAAGGTCTAGTAGCTGGTGCGGCCACTATATCTATAGCTTCTGAAAATACCGCTGGTAAAGGTATAGAGTCTGCTGCTGCTTCTACTTATGTAAATATGGCTAATGCTGGTGCTGGAACTGCTGTGGTAGCTCCATTTGGCTCTTCAATGGGTGGATCAAGCAAGATAAAAACTGGCTCTTATGTCAGATCAACTGGTATTAGCCTAATAGTTGGTGCGGCTGCTGGTAAATATACTGATGATGGCAAACTAACTATAGGGCCTTTTATCGAAATGGGTAAAAACTGGTATAGCACATATAATGACTTTGGTAATGGCGAGATAAGAGGTGATGGTGATAGTAGATATATCGGTGCTGGTTTGCTAGCTAGATATGACTTTGGTAGCATTCTAAGCTCTAGACCATATGTAGAAGCCTCTTTTAGATATGGTAGAAACTACAATAGATATGAGAATATCCATATGAATGATGGCTTTGGAAATCATGCTAAATATCATATGAATACAAACTACATTGGCTATCATCTGGGTGCTGGATATGAGTTTAGAAAAGATGATAAAGCTATTGAGTTATATGCTAAATATCTATATACTCGCTTAGCTGGTGATGAGATAGAGATTATGCATATACCATATGTATTTGAAGCTGTCGAGTCTCATAGGCTACTAACTGGTAGTAGATATAAGCTAGATTTAGACCCTAAAGATAACTTCAAAATCACGCCTTATGCTGGGGTGGCTTTGGATTATGAGTTTGAAGGTAGTGGGGATGTGTATGCGGCTGGATTTGCTGTGGATTCACCTACGCTAAGAGGTGCATCTACTATGCTAGAAGCTGGTGTAACTATCGATAACAATAAAGGCTTTAGTGTAGATCTAGGTGCCTTTGGACATATGGGAAAACGCCAAGGTATCAATGGTATAGCAAATGTTAAATTTGAATTCTAA